TTTTGTATCGGAAAGTAATTACTTTTCATATAGTACGCTAAAGCCTTCCTTTTCTTGATTTTAGACTGTTTTTACTTCCTTTACTTGTTGCTAATTTTCCTATTTTTTCCTATCTTTCGTTACTAATTTGTTGCTGACCATTCAATATTTGTTGTTAGCAACAGATTTTTAAGATAGTGGCGAGATTATGTTACATAGAGATACATCCTGATACAAAGGGGTACACTCTGATACAGAAACAAGCCGAAAAAGGAAACACCATGAGCAGCAACATTCGAGTTCCCAAAATCTGTCAGCATTGCGGTACTGAGTTTATCGCCAAGACTACTGTGACCAAATTCTGTGGTGATAACTGTGCTAAGCGTGCCTACAAGAAACGCAAGAGAGATCAGAAGGTACAGGAGATTGCCCCTACTGCGGTACAGAAACAAGAATACAATCAGGAGCAAGTCAGAGACAAAGACTTTCTAAGTATTGCCGAAACCTGCAAACTACTAGGAGCAAGTAGAATGACCCTGTACCGTCAAATAAAGAACGGAAAAATACAAGCTGCAAAAATTGGGAGCCGAACCATTATCAAGAGAGAAGAAATCGAAAAACTGTTTCAGGCATGAAAGTAACACTAAGAAAACGTAATCAAGGTGGCAAGACCAGTCTATACCTCGACTACTACCACAAAGGGAAAAGGAAAACCGAATACCTCAAATTATACCTTTCTCCTAATGCAAAGACTAAGGAGGAAAAGGAAGTCAATAAAAAGACACTCCAATTAGCCGAGACTATTAGAGCACAGCGACAAATCGAAATCCAAAACGGTGTTTATGGATTCCGAGACAATGAGAAATTAAAAGGCAGCTTCCTTGCATATATTGAGCTACTTGCCAACCAGAGACAAGACAGTCCAGGCAATTACGGCAATTGGACAAGTATGCTGAAACATCTAAAGGCTTTCTGTTCCTATGAGGTATCCTTCTCAGATATTGACCGACAGTTTATTCAGGATTTCAAATACTACCTTGATAAGAAGGCTATTGCACATGGTGACCAGAAACTATCTCAAAATTCTAAGTACTCCTACTTTAACAAGCTGCGAGCAGCTTTAAAGCAAGCAGTGAAAGACGGTATTCTACCTACCAACCCAAGTGAAGGAGTTGACGCCTTTAAACAAGGTGAACCTGAAAGAGAATTTCTGACTTTGGAGGAACTGCAAGCAGCAGCCAATACGGAATGTGAAATACCTCAGATGAAAACGGCATTCATATTTTCATGCCTTACTGGTTTGCGGTGGTCAGACATTAATAAGCTACTCTGGTCAGAGGTGCAGCACTCAAATG
Above is a genomic segment from Cryomorphaceae bacterium 1068 containing:
- a CDS encoding site-specific integrase, which translates into the protein MKVTLRKRNQGGKTSLYLDYYHKGKRKTEYLKLYLSPNAKTKEEKEVNKKTLQLAETIRAQRQIEIQNGVYGFRDNEKLKGSFLAYIELLANQRQDSPGNYGNWTSMLKHLKAFCSYEVSFSDIDRQFIQDFKYYLDKKAIAHGDQKLSQNSKYSYFNKLRAALKQAVKDGILPTNPSEGVDAFKQGEPEREFLTLEELQAAANTECEIPQMKTAFIFSCLTGLRWSDINKLLWSEVQHSNDNGYYIRFRQKKTKGAETLPISEQAFGLLGERQAPEERVFKGLKYSAWHNLKLQQWMMKAGISKTITFHCARHTYATLQLTAGTDIYTVSKLLGHKELKTTQVYAKIIDEKKQEAANKIKLDL
- a CDS encoding helix-turn-helix domain-containing protein; translation: MSSNIRVPKICQHCGTEFIAKTTVTKFCGDNCAKRAYKKRKRDQKVQEIAPTAVQKQEYNQEQVRDKDFLSIAETCKLLGASRMTLYRQIKNGKIQAAKIGSRTIIKREEIEKLFQA